From Spirosoma aerolatum, one genomic window encodes:
- a CDS encoding PLDc N-terminal domain-containing protein, translating into MALVDVVRSEFRGSNDKLIWVIIIVFLNIIGALLYFFIGRNQRIS; encoded by the coding sequence ATGGCGCTGGTCGATGTGGTGCGCAGTGAATTTCGTGGATCGAACGACAAGTTAATATGGGTTATTATCATCGTTTTCCTTAACATTATAGGTGCTTTGCTCTATTTTTTCATCGGACGAAACCAGCGTATTTCATGA
- a CDS encoding acyltransferase family protein, with amino-acid sequence MVINQLTFTRFVAAISIVFFHFAISNPIWPLYLPSFRYLVEFIQVGNLSVLYFFVLSGFILTISATSSEEKINKREFYRKRFARIYPIYFISFILSVIFSTNYSAWDYFLNTTLLNGWVWNSNNLNPAAWSLSAEVFFYIVFPFIVPIICTLTNRALITALFVNSIALYFLQVNYNGFYLPKYLPTPIETVLNFSLGIIGGNIFIRFQSLFSRHARIMAVLFVTSIILFCVSILYYHYTWFDGFWLLSIVFLLFIISLSALPKNWFLPRLLSKPMLVKLGDISFSIFILQFPIMHMYDAFLARGRFIIGNTVHFYTYLLILIITSFMTYTFIENPLRRKINNYRKKKKKYTLEAA; translated from the coding sequence ATGGTTATAAACCAGTTAACTTTCACGCGATTTGTTGCTGCAATTAGTATTGTTTTCTTTCATTTTGCCATCAGCAACCCAATCTGGCCTTTATATTTACCATCGTTTCGATACCTTGTAGAATTCATACAGGTAGGCAACTTATCTGTACTTTATTTCTTTGTATTATCTGGATTTATATTAACGATCAGCGCTACCTCTTCAGAAGAAAAAATTAATAAGCGGGAGTTTTACAGAAAACGATTTGCCAGAATTTATCCAATCTATTTTATATCGTTTATTCTTTCAGTAATCTTTTCAACTAACTATTCAGCCTGGGATTATTTTTTAAATACTACCTTATTAAATGGTTGGGTTTGGAACAGTAACAATTTGAATCCCGCAGCCTGGAGTTTGTCAGCAGAAGTATTTTTCTATATAGTATTTCCTTTTATCGTACCTATAATCTGTACGCTAACAAACCGAGCCTTAATTACAGCACTATTTGTAAATAGTATAGCGCTATATTTTTTACAGGTTAACTATAATGGATTTTATCTGCCCAAGTATTTACCAACACCGATAGAAACAGTATTAAATTTTTCTTTAGGAATAATTGGCGGGAACATATTTATTCGATTTCAATCACTATTTTCCAGGCACGCTAGGATAATGGCTGTTCTTTTTGTCACGTCTATTATTCTGTTCTGCGTTTCTATTTTATATTATCACTATACCTGGTTTGATGGATTCTGGTTGTTATCTATTGTATTTTTACTTTTTATTATCAGTCTGTCAGCACTGCCAAAAAATTGGTTCCTTCCCCGACTACTATCAAAGCCCATGCTGGTAAAGCTAGGTGATATCAGTTTTTCAATTTTTATTCTACAGTTCCCAATTATGCACATGTATGACGCATTTCTGGCAAGGGGAAGGTTTATAATAGGTAATACAGTACATTTTTATACGTATTTATTAATTCTGATAATTACTTCTTTTATGACATATACATTTATTGAAAATCCACTTAGGAGAAAAATTAATAATTATCGAAAAAAGAAAAAGAAATATACACTGGAAGCAGCTTAA
- a CDS encoding nuclear transport factor 2 family protein: MKPFLCLIGLCLAIPSFAQSQDEAAVKTTIKLMFDGMRKGDSTQIKNTFLPGASLQSIAKNKEGEISVRNEDIGKFAASVVKYPAFALDERLSGMEIKIDAELATAWTPYVFYLNDKKSHCGVNAFTLVKVNGNWKIQSIIDTRRRDNCPDLPKS; this comes from the coding sequence ATGAAACCATTTCTATGCCTTATTGGGCTCTGTTTAGCCATCCCCTCCTTTGCTCAGTCGCAGGATGAAGCAGCCGTTAAAACAACCATTAAACTGATGTTCGACGGGATGCGCAAAGGCGATTCCACGCAGATCAAAAATACATTTCTACCGGGTGCTTCTCTTCAATCTATCGCCAAAAATAAAGAGGGAGAGATTTCGGTACGGAACGAAGACATCGGCAAGTTTGCAGCCTCTGTTGTCAAGTATCCGGCCTTTGCGCTCGATGAGCGTCTATCGGGGATGGAAATAAAAATAGATGCCGAACTCGCTACCGCCTGGACACCCTATGTGTTTTATCTGAACGACAAAAAAAGCCACTGTGGCGTTAATGCCTTTACGCTGGTAAAAGTGAATGGCAACTGGAAGATTCAAAGCATTATTGACACCCGTCGGCGCGACAACTGCCCGGATCTACCCAAATCATAA
- a CDS encoding DUF1223 domain-containing protein: MIHLLSFFISVVGLFPTHKSVKPAPQPVVVLELFTSQGCSSCPPADKLLQEITQRAAQSGQAIYGLSFHVDYWNRLGWNDPFSAKSYTDRQRQYDRLLKSQTYTPQLVINGQQEVIGGQRGRIQQAIQTIQQQSASSFVAIEASLKKQGSQINVSYGLSDTGPYRINVALVQKEAHTAVKNGENGGRTLVNTNVVRQFKTQDNPTKSGTATLLIPSDLTTDQTAVLVYVQRTDNQQIVGAKLLQ; the protein is encoded by the coding sequence ATGATTCACTTGCTCAGTTTCTTCATTAGCGTTGTGGGGCTCTTTCCCACTCATAAATCTGTCAAACCAGCCCCTCAGCCGGTTGTCGTGCTGGAGTTATTTACGTCGCAGGGATGTTCCAGTTGCCCACCGGCCGACAAGCTCTTGCAGGAAATAACGCAGCGGGCAGCCCAGTCGGGTCAGGCTATTTACGGCCTATCGTTCCATGTTGATTACTGGAATCGGCTGGGCTGGAACGATCCATTTAGCGCCAAATCCTACACTGATCGCCAGCGTCAGTATGATCGGCTCCTGAAATCGCAGACGTATACACCACAGCTTGTCATTAATGGCCAACAGGAGGTAATTGGTGGACAACGCGGACGTATTCAGCAGGCCATTCAGACTATTCAACAGCAATCTGCTTCCTCCTTTGTGGCTATCGAGGCCAGTCTAAAAAAACAGGGAAGCCAGATCAACGTCAGCTATGGATTATCCGATACGGGCCCCTACCGAATCAATGTGGCATTAGTGCAGAAAGAAGCGCATACAGCGGTAAAAAACGGCGAAAATGGTGGCCGAACGTTAGTGAATACCAATGTGGTCCGGCAGTTTAAAACGCAGGACAATCCGACCAAATCGGGCACAGCAACTCTGCTCATTCCCAGCGATTTGACAACCGATCAGACGGCCGTACTGGTGTACGTCCAACGAACTGACAATCAGCAAATCGTGGGCGCTAAACTGTTACAATGA
- a CDS encoding xylulokinase, which yields MYFLGFDLGSSSVKACLIEAESGKAVASAFFPQPEMVIEAPQPGFAEQQPEIWWQNACLASKAVMQQAAIQPSDVKAIGISYQMHGLVVVDKAFNVLRPSIIWCDSRAVPYGNAAFDALGHDRTLHHLLNSPGNFTAAKLAWVKANEPNVYAQVAHFMLPGDYLAARMTGDIVTTASGLSEGAFWDFQANEPAQFLLDYFGFSSSLIPTIKPTFAPQGELLASAAAELGLAAGTPVTYRAGDQPNNALSLNVLEPGQIAATAGTSGVVYGVSDQAKYDPQSRVNTFLHVSHTAEAPRYGVLLCVNGTGILNSWLRNQVLGRSISYADMNVLAHEAPIGADGLVCLPFGNGAERMLENADLGASFHGLQLTRHGLPHLIRAAQEGIVFALYYGIQIMESVGVGLQTIRAGEANMFLSPLFRDTLANLTGATIELYNTDGAQGAARGAGMGLGYYKNAQEAFSGLHVTKTIEPDMRAQEAYRDAYAKWQQNLSVR from the coding sequence ATGTATTTTCTTGGATTCGACCTCGGCAGTTCGTCTGTCAAAGCGTGTTTGATTGAAGCGGAAAGCGGTAAAGCCGTAGCGTCAGCATTTTTTCCTCAGCCCGAAATGGTGATTGAGGCCCCACAGCCGGGCTTTGCCGAACAGCAACCGGAAATCTGGTGGCAAAACGCCTGCCTGGCGAGTAAAGCCGTTATGCAGCAGGCAGCTATCCAACCCAGCGACGTAAAAGCCATCGGTATTTCGTATCAAATGCACGGGCTGGTCGTTGTCGACAAAGCCTTTAACGTCTTACGGCCTTCCATTATCTGGTGCGATAGCCGGGCCGTTCCCTATGGTAATGCTGCTTTTGATGCCCTGGGGCACGACCGCACCCTGCATCATCTGCTCAACTCACCGGGCAATTTTACAGCCGCTAAACTGGCCTGGGTAAAAGCCAACGAACCCAATGTGTACGCGCAGGTGGCTCATTTCATGCTCCCCGGCGACTACCTCGCAGCCCGTATGACCGGCGACATCGTGACCACCGCATCGGGTCTTTCGGAAGGGGCTTTCTGGGACTTTCAGGCCAATGAACCTGCCCAGTTTCTGCTCGATTATTTCGGTTTCAGTTCGTCGCTGATTCCAACGATTAAACCAACGTTTGCTCCGCAGGGTGAACTATTGGCTTCGGCAGCCGCCGAGCTTGGTCTTGCTGCGGGTACGCCGGTTACCTACCGCGCTGGCGACCAACCCAACAATGCTTTGTCGTTAAACGTGCTGGAACCCGGACAGATTGCCGCTACGGCAGGCACATCGGGCGTTGTATATGGTGTTAGCGATCAGGCGAAATACGATCCCCAATCACGGGTCAATACATTTCTGCACGTTAGCCATACAGCCGAAGCCCCACGGTATGGGGTATTGCTGTGCGTAAACGGCACGGGTATTCTGAATAGCTGGCTTCGAAACCAGGTACTGGGCCGCTCAATCAGTTATGCCGACATGAACGTACTGGCTCATGAAGCGCCGATCGGTGCCGATGGGCTAGTCTGCCTGCCCTTTGGTAATGGTGCCGAACGGATGCTGGAAAATGCTGATCTGGGTGCATCCTTCCATGGACTGCAACTGACCCGTCATGGCTTACCGCATCTGATTCGGGCTGCGCAGGAAGGTATCGTTTTCGCCCTGTACTACGGTATTCAGATCATGGAAAGCGTAGGCGTCGGACTGCAAACTATCCGGGCAGGCGAAGCCAATATGTTCCTGAGTCCACTCTTCCGCGATACCCTCGCCAACCTTACCGGAGCCACCATTGAGCTATACAATACCGATGGGGCGCAGGGTGCTGCACGCGGAGCCGGAATGGGACTTGGCTATTACAAAAATGCCCAGGAAGCATTCTCTGGCCTACACGTTACGAAAACCATTGAGCCCGATATGCGAGCACAGGAAGCTTATCGGGATGCTTATGCAAAGTGGCAACAAAATTTAAGCGTTCGCTAA
- a CDS encoding MBL fold metallo-hydrolase has translation MTLQPLDTGFFKLDGGAMFGVVPKPLWQKLNPADELNRCTWAMRCLLYEQGNRLLLVDTGIGTKQDAKFFGHYDLHPGDASLLNSIAKAGYSTDDITDVLLTHLHFDHVGGAVERNGDSLRPVFSKATYWVHPSHWNWAVHPNPREKASFLHENIMPLQESGQLAFLTEQRLPYTDIQLLYVDGHTEKMTLPIFQINGRTVAYMADLIPSSGHIPLPYVMSYDVRPLLTMEEKTHILQKAAAENWILVFEHDPVTEAATVEMTEKGVRIKDKGRLSELL, from the coding sequence ATGACTCTTCAACCCCTCGATACTGGCTTTTTTAAACTTGATGGAGGAGCAATGTTTGGCGTTGTGCCCAAGCCCCTCTGGCAGAAACTGAACCCTGCCGACGAACTGAATCGCTGCACCTGGGCTATGCGTTGCCTGCTTTATGAACAGGGCAATCGACTCCTGCTCGTCGATACAGGCATTGGTACTAAACAGGATGCTAAGTTCTTCGGACATTACGATCTGCATCCTGGCGATGCTAGTCTGCTTAACTCAATTGCCAAAGCGGGGTATTCGACCGACGATATTACTGATGTACTGCTTACGCATTTACACTTCGACCATGTAGGTGGAGCTGTTGAGCGAAATGGGGATAGCCTAAGGCCTGTGTTTAGCAAGGCAACCTATTGGGTACATCCGTCGCACTGGAACTGGGCCGTTCATCCTAATCCGCGCGAGAAAGCGTCGTTTTTACATGAAAATATTATGCCTTTACAGGAGAGCGGGCAACTGGCTTTTCTAACCGAACAGCGACTCCCTTATACAGATATACAATTGCTATATGTAGATGGACATACTGAAAAAATGACACTACCCATTTTTCAGATCAACGGGAGGACCGTTGCCTATATGGCTGATCTGATTCCCTCGTCGGGTCATATACCGTTGCCCTATGTAATGAGCTATGACGTTCGACCTTTGCTGACGATGGAAGAAAAGACGCATATACTGCAAAAAGCGGCCGCCGAAAACTGGATTCTGGTATTTGAGCATGACCCCGTTACCGAAGCTGCCACGGTCGAAATGACCGAAAAAGGCGTACGGATCAAGGACAAAGGTCGTTTATCGGAGTTATTATAA
- a CDS encoding SRPBCC family protein: MTIIQNLSCLLTKSKGHLVWGLCFFVLTINALGQKRDDWHLEKDKNGIRVYSRHLDGSRLKEIRVDCELAASLSQLVAFLSDVDQYSQVVYKNKSARLLRRVSETEFYYYSESEMPWPATNRDLVIHLQFAYDPAAKLLQINTNSVPDMVPPKDGLVRVAFWQAAWQVHALADNKMHINYTFQVDPGGTLPAWLVNATAAIGPYQSFLNMREKIQLPRYQKRSFHFLE; encoded by the coding sequence ATGACAATTATTCAGAATCTGAGTTGCCTATTGACTAAATCTAAAGGGCACCTAGTATGGGGACTGTGCTTTTTTGTGTTAACAATAAATGCCTTGGGGCAAAAGCGGGATGATTGGCACCTGGAGAAGGACAAAAATGGCATTCGGGTATATTCCCGGCATCTGGATGGGAGTCGGTTAAAAGAAATTCGGGTAGATTGTGAACTAGCTGCTTCACTTTCTCAACTGGTCGCTTTTTTATCGGATGTAGATCAGTATAGTCAGGTTGTTTATAAAAATAAATCGGCTCGGTTGCTTCGACGGGTGAGTGAAACGGAATTTTACTATTATTCGGAGAGTGAAATGCCCTGGCCAGCGACCAATCGGGATTTAGTAATTCACCTTCAATTTGCATACGATCCGGCTGCCAAACTGTTGCAAATTAATACTAATTCGGTGCCTGATATGGTGCCTCCGAAGGATGGATTGGTACGAGTAGCGTTTTGGCAGGCCGCCTGGCAAGTGCATGCTTTAGCCGATAATAAAATGCACATCAATTATACGTTCCAGGTTGATCCAGGAGGAACCCTACCGGCCTGGTTAGTCAACGCGACAGCAGCTATTGGCCCTTATCAGTCGTTTTTGAATATGCGGGAGAAAATCCAACTGCCACGTTATCAGAAACGTTCGTTTCATTTTTTAGAGTAA
- a CDS encoding cytochrome b/b6 domain-containing protein → MKRIVHKHPLAIRWFHWVNFPVLFVMIWSGLLIYWAYDPYKIQIGDYTLVSFFPDGFYKFLGVSRRLAEGMAWHFVFMWLFILNGILYVGYTFISGEWRHLVPDRNSFREAIQVTLYDLGLRKTQPPFIKYNGAQKIAYFAIMLMGIGSVLTGYAIYKPTQFFWLTSLLGGYKAARLEHFLLTLGYVFFFVIHIGQVIRAGWNNFQSMVTGFEIVKANDPDRPILDKPASSEPDAPTDTPLEPIEPTRNPALS, encoded by the coding sequence ATGAAACGAATTGTTCATAAACATCCACTGGCTATCCGGTGGTTTCACTGGGTTAACTTCCCAGTTCTATTCGTCATGATCTGGAGCGGCCTACTGATTTACTGGGCCTATGATCCATACAAAATTCAGATTGGCGACTATACCCTTGTATCGTTTTTCCCGGATGGCTTTTACAAATTTCTGGGCGTATCGCGTCGGTTAGCTGAAGGCATGGCCTGGCATTTTGTGTTCATGTGGCTGTTTATCCTAAACGGCATACTATATGTAGGGTACACGTTTATTTCGGGCGAATGGCGGCACCTGGTACCTGACCGAAACTCGTTTCGCGAAGCCATACAGGTTACGTTGTATGATCTGGGGCTGCGAAAAACCCAGCCACCGTTTATCAAATACAACGGTGCGCAGAAAATCGCTTATTTCGCCATCATGCTCATGGGAATAGGGTCTGTTTTGACGGGCTACGCTATTTATAAACCCACCCAGTTCTTTTGGCTAACGTCCTTATTGGGGGGTTATAAAGCAGCCCGACTCGAACACTTCCTCCTGACCCTGGGTTACGTTTTTTTCTTCGTTATTCATATCGGTCAGGTAATTCGGGCGGGCTGGAACAACTTCCAGTCGATGGTAACGGGGTTTGAGATTGTAAAGGCCAATGATCCTGATCGACCCATTCTAGACAAGCCCGCCAGCAGCGAGCCTGATGCCCCTACCGATACCCCTCTGGAGCCAATTGAGCCAACCCGTAACCCAGCTTTATCATGA
- a CDS encoding molybdopterin-dependent oxidoreductase — protein MSKEPQLPEDTIPESTARRRTLKAFGWFALAAVVPVGVYEWIKNSPGAKGIKRPLRNVLNANESIARTYFSNTHLVPTYSVGEAAKKARVNGYDGIKSPVPEDWTLQVETPNRSPLMLTIEDVKALPKHEMVYEFKCVEGWSQIQHWGGVRLSDFLEKYKLGTHSGNAPDPDKTDDLFKYVGLETPDKGYYVGIDIESALHPQTLLAYELNGEPISAAHGAPLRLIIPVKYGVKNLKRIGRMFFADERPRDFWAERGYDYYVGL, from the coding sequence ATGAGTAAAGAACCACAATTGCCCGAAGATACAATTCCTGAATCAACCGCTCGTCGGCGAACGCTCAAAGCGTTTGGCTGGTTTGCCTTAGCGGCTGTCGTTCCGGTTGGCGTTTACGAATGGATCAAAAACAGTCCGGGAGCCAAGGGAATCAAACGACCGTTGCGGAATGTGTTAAATGCCAACGAAAGCATTGCCCGGACGTATTTTAGCAATACCCATCTGGTTCCGACCTATTCGGTAGGAGAAGCAGCAAAAAAAGCCCGTGTGAATGGATACGATGGGATTAAATCACCCGTTCCCGAAGACTGGACATTGCAGGTCGAAACCCCGAACCGTTCACCGCTAATGTTAACCATTGAGGATGTGAAAGCCCTGCCTAAGCACGAGATGGTCTACGAATTCAAGTGCGTAGAAGGCTGGAGTCAGATTCAGCATTGGGGAGGGGTACGGCTTTCCGATTTTCTGGAGAAATACAAACTGGGAACCCATAGCGGCAATGCCCCAGACCCAGACAAAACTGATGATCTGTTCAAGTATGTGGGTCTGGAAACACCCGACAAAGGGTATTACGTTGGTATAGACATCGAGAGTGCGCTGCATCCGCAGACCCTACTAGCCTACGAACTCAATGGCGAGCCCATTTCGGCAGCACACGGCGCTCCGCTTCGGCTTATTATTCCGGTCAAATACGGGGTTAAAAATCTGAAACGAATTGGTCGGATGTTCTTTGCCGACGAGCGCCCCCGCGATTTCTGGGCCGAGCGTGGCTATGATTATTATGTCGGCCTGTAA
- a CDS encoding family 78 glycoside hydrolase catalytic domain, with the protein MPYRFLLALLFLVSAVAIAQTPATPSPWTSQYWSARWIVHPTASARQYGIYHFRKAIDLAQKPARFVVHVSADNRYRFFVNGKAVALGPARSDLLNWNYETLDLAPYLQMGRNVLAAQVWYMGEGAPFAQMSYQLGFIVQGDTDAEKAANTDASWKVFHNLAYSPIKNDIPKLRTYIVMGDGDRVDAAQYPWGWESSTFDDKSWAAAKAFGFPAKPRGLGTDGNWGLVPRTIPMMEEKPIRLASVRRAENGKMDNAFLQGNSPVTVSKNTKAVFLLDQGHLTNAYPELTVSKGKGGVVTLSYAEALIDAKGQKGNRNEVEGRTIRGFDDQFVADGTDKRTFRPLWFRTYRYLQLTVETKEEPLVLDNLIGQFTGYPFDEKAQFTASDTTLKPLWNVGWRTARLCAGETYYDCPYYEQLQYTGDTRIQSLISLYVSGDDRLMRKAIMDYDHSRFSDGLTQSRYPSADLQVIPTFSLFWVCMIHDYWMHRQDDAFVKSLLPGVLSVLDWHEQRIAKTGLNGPMEWWNFVDWSKWKNAKDEIAGGVPNGARKGGSSILSLQQAYTYTRAGDLLAHYGQNERAEHYRELARRLNKSVYEQCWDASRNLFADTPEKSSFSQHANILAVLTNAVSAEQQKVLLQKTMTDTSLTQATFYFKFYLFEALKKTGMGDQFVAQLKPWRDMLAMGLTTFAENPEPTRSDCHAWSASPLYEFLSMTCGIRPGEPGFRVVRIEPFLGDLTTVDGKMPHPLGEIAVQFQKTPTGGLTGSVTLPTNLTGTLRWKGKTVPLKAGKQTVSL; encoded by the coding sequence ATGCCTTACCGATTCTTACTCGCTCTGCTCTTTCTGGTTTCGGCTGTCGCTATTGCCCAAACGCCTGCGACGCCCTCACCCTGGACTTCACAATACTGGTCGGCCCGGTGGATTGTTCACCCTACGGCGTCGGCTCGCCAATATGGCATTTATCATTTCCGCAAAGCAATCGATCTGGCCCAAAAACCAGCCCGGTTTGTGGTGCATGTGTCGGCCGATAACCGCTATCGATTTTTCGTTAACGGGAAAGCCGTAGCACTTGGGCCCGCGCGTAGCGATTTGCTGAACTGGAACTACGAAACGCTGGATTTAGCTCCGTATTTGCAGATGGGCCGAAACGTGCTGGCGGCACAGGTCTGGTACATGGGCGAAGGGGCTCCCTTTGCGCAAATGAGCTACCAGCTTGGTTTTATCGTTCAGGGTGATACCGATGCCGAAAAAGCGGCTAATACCGATGCTAGCTGGAAGGTATTTCATAACCTTGCCTATTCCCCCATCAAAAACGATATTCCGAAGCTCCGTACCTACATTGTCATGGGCGATGGCGACCGGGTCGATGCGGCACAGTATCCATGGGGTTGGGAATCGTCAACGTTCGACGATAAAAGCTGGGCGGCCGCGAAAGCGTTTGGGTTTCCGGCAAAACCGCGTGGCCTGGGTACAGATGGGAACTGGGGATTAGTACCTCGCACGATTCCGATGATGGAGGAGAAGCCTATCCGGCTGGCTAGTGTTCGACGGGCCGAAAATGGCAAAATGGACAATGCCTTTTTACAGGGTAATTCGCCAGTGACGGTTTCGAAGAATACAAAAGCGGTGTTTCTGCTCGATCAGGGCCATTTGACGAATGCCTATCCTGAATTGACTGTCAGCAAGGGGAAAGGTGGCGTGGTTACCCTTTCGTATGCCGAAGCCTTGATCGATGCCAAAGGACAAAAAGGCAATCGGAATGAGGTTGAAGGCCGGACTATTCGTGGTTTCGACGATCAGTTTGTGGCCGATGGAACCGATAAACGAACCTTCCGGCCGTTGTGGTTTCGCACCTATCGCTACCTGCAACTGACGGTTGAAACGAAAGAGGAACCGCTTGTGCTGGACAATCTGATCGGGCAGTTTACGGGTTATCCGTTTGACGAAAAAGCGCAGTTTACAGCCAGCGACACTACGTTGAAGCCACTCTGGAATGTGGGTTGGCGAACGGCCCGACTTTGTGCGGGTGAAACCTATTACGATTGCCCGTATTACGAGCAGTTACAGTATACAGGCGATACGCGCATTCAGTCCCTTATTTCGCTGTATGTATCGGGCGATGATCGACTGATGCGCAAAGCAATCATGGATTATGACCATAGCCGATTCAGCGATGGATTAACGCAAAGCCGCTACCCATCGGCCGATTTGCAGGTAATCCCGACATTTTCGCTGTTCTGGGTGTGCATGATTCATGATTACTGGATGCACCGGCAAGACGATGCCTTCGTAAAATCGTTGCTTCCAGGCGTTTTAAGCGTGCTCGACTGGCATGAGCAACGAATTGCCAAAACTGGCCTGAATGGACCAATGGAGTGGTGGAATTTCGTTGACTGGTCGAAGTGGAAGAATGCGAAGGATGAAATTGCAGGTGGGGTTCCGAATGGAGCCAGGAAAGGCGGATCGAGTATTCTGTCGCTGCAACAGGCATATACCTACACGCGGGCAGGCGATTTGCTGGCGCATTACGGCCAGAACGAACGGGCCGAACACTACCGCGAACTGGCCCGGCGGCTCAACAAATCCGTTTATGAACAATGCTGGGATGCGAGTCGTAATCTGTTTGCCGATACCCCGGAGAAAAGCTCATTTAGCCAGCATGCCAACATACTGGCGGTTCTAACCAACGCCGTTTCGGCTGAGCAGCAAAAAGTTTTGTTGCAGAAAACCATGACGGATACCTCGCTGACACAGGCTACGTTTTACTTCAAATTTTACTTGTTCGAGGCACTGAAAAAAACGGGCATGGGCGATCAGTTCGTTGCGCAGCTAAAACCCTGGCGCGATATGCTGGCGATGGGCCTAACCACCTTCGCCGAAAATCCTGAACCAACTCGCTCCGATTGCCACGCCTGGAGTGCTTCACCCCTGTATGAGTTTTTGTCCATGACCTGCGGCATCCGACCGGGCGAACCTGGTTTCCGGGTTGTGCGAATCGAGCCATTCCTGGGCGATCTGACCACAGTGGACGGTAAGATGCCACACCCCTTGGGTGAGATTGCTGTTCAATTTCAGAAAACGCCTACAGGTGGACTAACAGGCAGTGTAACCTTACCGACCAACTTAACGGGTACGTTGCGGTGGAAGGGGAAAACGGTGCCACTGAAAGCTGGAAAACAGACAGTGAGTTTGTGA
- a CDS encoding patatin-like phospholipase family protein yields MKVGLVLSGGGARGIAHLGVIKALREMDIPFHHIAGTSAGAITGALFSQGFSPDESLKIIESSSFVRHLRPAWNRMGLLRLDTVADLYKKYIPHDSFEGLQIPLHVLAVDLNEGEQVVFEKGELIRPVLASCCLPGIFEPMLINKRQYVDGGVLNNLPVEIIESKVDFLIGSHCNILGPRKPIRSMRGVIERSLVLAVQSKTKDRFARCNILIEPPQLAQYSTTDLSKSRELFRIGYQYTKSLAADIEHYFVANS; encoded by the coding sequence ATGAAAGTTGGATTAGTTTTATCAGGCGGAGGAGCGCGGGGAATTGCCCATCTGGGTGTGATTAAGGCACTTCGTGAAATGGATATTCCGTTTCATCATATTGCAGGTACCAGCGCTGGTGCCATAACTGGTGCTTTATTCTCACAGGGTTTTTCGCCCGATGAGAGCCTTAAAATAATAGAATCGTCATCGTTCGTGCGGCATCTGCGACCAGCCTGGAATCGCATGGGCTTGCTTCGACTCGATACGGTAGCCGATTTGTATAAAAAATACATTCCTCACGATTCGTTTGAGGGCTTACAAATACCACTACATGTATTAGCTGTTGATCTGAACGAGGGCGAGCAGGTTGTATTCGAAAAGGGTGAGTTGATTCGTCCGGTACTGGCTTCCTGCTGCCTGCCAGGAATTTTTGAACCTATGCTGATCAACAAACGCCAGTACGTAGACGGGGGAGTTCTGAACAATCTGCCGGTCGAAATTATCGAATCGAAAGTGGATTTTCTGATCGGCTCGCACTGCAACATATTAGGGCCACGAAAACCTATACGTTCGATGCGTGGAGTGATTGAACGGAGCCTTGTACTGGCTGTTCAGAGCAAAACCAAAGATCGATTCGCTCGTTGTAACATTCTGATAGAGCCTCCTCAATTGGCGCAGTACAGCACTACCGACCTAAGCAAGTCCCGCGAACTGTTTCGTATAGGGTATCAATACACAAAGTCGCTGGCTGCTGATATTGAACACTACTTTGTAGCAAATAGCTGA